AAGtttcttttaataaattgtgCATGTAAATTTATGTGCTAATTCATAAAAGTAAGTTGGGGTTTTATGTTTTAGGGCTCCATGTTTCTGCTGCAACACCTGTGGATGACGGCTCCCCGGAACTGGGACCAGGTATGAGCTATCCTGCTTCTTCATAGTTAGACAgtgcatttttttaataaaaaatttggtaAAATTGTATGGAATATGGATGCTAGGATCTTGTGTATTAACTCCTTCAAATTGCATGGAATCCGTATCAATTATATATTTTGCTCAACTGGTTTTGGTTTATGGTGCTGCCGGTTTGTTTGAGCATACAATTGATTTCTTATTTCAAAGTGCAAATATCTATCTGGGCCTAGTTTGTATTATGATTACTTGATTttctacaaaaacaaaataaatataaagGAAACATGGTCTGAATTTATTTTCCAGCTACTTACATCTGGAAGTCAGAGTTCATGATTGCTCAATGGAATAATATAATACACTCCTAATATGAACTATTATGTCAATCTACCCATTTTGCTCAGGTTCTGTGCATATGCAATTTACCTCAGTCCATGCAGCATCCTTACAGGCCTCCGGTCTAGCAGCTCACAGTACTGCTTTGAATGGTACCGACAGTGAGTCTCGTTCTGTTCCAAGTAATAACCAATCTTTGAATCAACTTTCCGGGAAAGATAATGCAGTATCTCTTTTAGGGGGTTCGACCATAGATGGGGAAGAAGTCAACGAGGAACATGATTCAAGGAATGAGAACAAATGGAGGACTGGTAGTTCAACAGCGAGAAAACTTTTTACTGAGTATTCAGATgctgaaaacacggaaatttctcATAACAGCGCTAGTGATGAAGAAGCTGAAGATTTGCTTCAGTTTCCTAGTAATTTGGCAGGGTTGAGCTATATTGACTCTCAAGAACCAGGTGAATTATCACAGGCTAATGCACTTGATTTTGTGGATAAATTCCTCCAAAATAATCTTGATGAGTCTAATAAAGAAGTTGGCCATGGAAAGAGTGCAAGGGACAATTCAAGATTTGTCTCAAGTGCAAAAGGGCCACAAACTTTGGCCAAGAAAGCCAATGACAAAAGCATAGATAAAGGGATTTTCGATTGGGATGATAGCCGCGAGGATGAAGAAGGAGGTGAATTTTTCCGCCGAAGAAAAGCAGACTTCTTTGATGGCAGAAGCCATGGGTGGAGATCTCTTCCCCAACCCCAGAAGTCCAAAGAAAAAAGACAGGATGCGGAGAAGGATCGCAAAAAACAATTACAAGGAAAGAACAAGAGAATAAGTGTAGTTCATTCTGATTCAAAACTATTGTTGCATAATTCAAATGTCGACAAGAAGACAGCACatgaagatgaaatgaaacATAAAAAGAATCTCGTCAGTGAGTTTGATGAACAGTTTAACAATGACTCCCCTAGAGAGAAGTTGGATGCTAATATTAATAAGAACGATGCACCTGAAATGATGAATGTAGGCTTTGATACTCAAATGGCAGCTGAAGCTATAGAAGCCTTGTGTTATGGCGAAGGGATTTCCAATTGTGATGCTAGTGATGACTATCAAGATGCTCAAGGAAATCAGAGTTCTCCTGAAAGTTCGATGGGAGAAAAATCAAAGAATAGAACTTGTTCAACGAAACAGTCTTCTCGAAAAAGAGGGCGTTTTACTGATGCAGGGGTTTCCCGAGAAACTCAACAAGCAAAGAAAATGAGGGTTGGTGGCAGATCAAGTAAACATTCTTCAGTTTCACCTCTGGAATATTCTAAGAATACCAGGAAGGAGTGTGAAACAAAGGTGGTGATGGCAAAATCAAAGAAGGGGAAGTCCAATGCTATAAAGCTTCTTAACATCATTGGGAACAGAAACATGGAGAAAATGCCTTCTGTTGCTATTGACCTAAGAACAGAAGGATCTATAAAAAAGCATTTACGACAGGATGTTGGTACGTTTACGCCGATTGCACGTCGAACTAGACGGTCTATGGTGGTAAATCAGTTAAAGAAAGCTGACGATGCATCCAGTGATTGTGGAGAAGAGTCAAGCTCTCAAACAGAGGATGTTGCAACTAGagaaaaaataattagttttACAGGTGTTCAGGTGGCTAATGCGTTGAATGCAAAATCTTCAAAATCGGGTCCCAATCGATCCGGAGAAGTTGGAAATCATAAACCAAGCCAACATCATGGTTCAGATCTCAAGTTTGAAGCTATTTGCAATGGCATCAAATTGGATGCTTTAAGCTTCCCCAAAGGAAAAAGATCTAGGAGAAAGTTATCTGATCAGGTTTATGGGCCTGATAACTTAAATGATCCACCGACCCCATCTGTTCAGCCAGACAAAGTTGGACAACGTGTCACTAGGCACACAAGACCGCAGGGTGCTGCTCAAAGCATTTTTGTTGATGTAAAGTCAACAAGAAGAACCCGATCGGCTACACGTGGTGACAAGAATTGTGCTAGAAAATTTGCACGTCGAAGTTTAAAAACTGATCCTTGGAAAGCTCCTCTTCATTGTAATTCTTCTCATAAGGATGGGATAATGATATCAGAGATTACAACTGGTGGAGAGGCAGTTGGAATTCTTGACAGGGCGAGTGATGCAAATCCGTCTTCTGCTACAAAAATGAGGGATGAATCCCCGCTAGGGAAATGCAAACCACTGGATTCAGCTTGTGCTACTCCAGTTAACAGTAAGGTGCCTGTCAATGATGCATCTCCAGTTTGTATGGGTAATGAATATTTCAAACAGTCATGCAAGAATACCCCTTCAAGGCCAAGTCTTTTGAAAGAAATCCGTGACTTAAGTGCAAATGGGCATACACCAACTTCAGCATCAAAGGATTTAAGGAAGAGGAGAGATATGACAGAAGTTCGAGTATTGTATAGCCACCACTTGGATGACTATGTAATTAAGCATCAGAAAAAGGTTATTTTGTGAGTGAGTTCAGTCTTTTTTTAAACATGCAAGTTCTAAACTAATCTTATCTGCAAATctttttttgcagattttggcCCGACTAGGAGTTTCTGTAGCATCCTCTATGACAGATGCCACACACTTCATAGCAGATCAATTTGTGCGTACGAGGAATATGTTAGAAGCTATTGCTGCTGGAAAACCAGTGGTGACGCATTTATGGCTCGATAGCTGTGGACAAGCTAGTTGTTTCATCGATGAGAAAAACTATATACTAAGGGATaccaagaaggagaaggagttTGGCTTTAACATGCCGACTTCGTTGGTACGTGCGTGCCAGCATCCACTTCTGGAGGTAAATATTATGTTTATGTTGGTGCGCCCAGAAAGATTAGACTTATATTGCATTCCCATTAACACATGATTTTGCAGGGTCGTAAAGTCTTCATCACCCCAACTACGAAGCCTGGTAAAGAAATAATTTCAAGTCTGGTCAAAGCAGTCCATGGCCAGGTAtggttttctttctttctcttcacaCATGCATACACAGCAACACGCACGTATAAAGTTCATCCTGTTTTTATCTGAGCTTTTGATTGCCATTAATTCCAGAAATGATTTTGATTCTGTTCGAAATGCTCATTAGGCTATAGAAAGAATTGGTAGATCTGTTTTGGAGGCTGATAAAATTCCAGATGATCTGTTGGTTCTATCTTGTGAAGAAGATTATGAAATTTGTGTGCCTATACTCGAAAAAGGTTATCAGCCATGGCTTTTATTTACCAAGTATTTATAAGAAGCGgggtgctattcacacacctatttttacttctctcacatcctttgttaatttctgtctgttgatcttcttcaattcatccgatccgatggtcaaaaattagaagggtgtgtgagaagtaaaaatgggtgtgctaatatcacacccctataagaatacgaggttttttttttttttgacactGCTTTATATTTTCAGGAGCTACAGTTTACAGCTCAGAGTTGCTATTGAATGGGATTGTTACTCAGAAGCTGGAGTTTGAAAGGTTAGTTTTACTTCCAGGATTTCATCTTTATTGTTCGAAAGTAATATCTATTGTTCTTGTCCTCTTTAAAATAATGGAAAAAACTAAAGATTATGTGTATCGAGGATTCGTATCTTGGTTTTCCTAACACGCTTGCACAAATGATGTGGCAGGCATCGCCTCTTCACGGATCAAGTTAAGAAAACCCGTTCGACCATATGGCTAAGGAAAGATGGCAGTAAGTTCCTCCCtgtgacaaaaaataaataaggtcAATTATATTtgtccatctttttttttttttttcaaatatctttCTTCCTTTATACGGTTAGGCATTACTAATtgagttttcttttttatatctTCCCTGTAAGTATCTCCATGTTGTATATAACcgtactacttgcaaatatatgAGAAGGTTTCTTTGTTCTCCCTTTTTTACCGGGTGATGTGGCTAGTTACTGTTTACTGCATGTAAAGATTTGCTTACTGTGTAacgtaaattatttttttaccacaagAATATTCTTGATTACTCGGGAGGGACGATGATGCTATTAGATAAATCAACTTATGATTGTCAACGTTATAAATCTTGTACTTTTAGGCCTAGTTTGGTGCGTATTGGATTGGATTAGATTatgttgaaggaagaaatggAAATCAACTTCCAATCGTATCCAAGTTGAAAGTAGAAGATGGATTAGTGAAGGAAACGTCTCACTTCAAATCCTACCAAGGTGGACGCGATAAGTTTTCTTCATGTCTAATTTATCTTCCACCTTTagcttgaacaaggtttcaaaGTCAACATCCATTTCTGGCATCAGTATACCTAGTATGCGGTGGcttatccaatccaatccaatagaAACCACCAATGCGTTTGAGCTCTCATTGTACGGAGTTACG
The nucleotide sequence above comes from Malus sylvestris chromosome 16, drMalSylv7.2, whole genome shotgun sequence. Encoded proteins:
- the LOC126608158 gene encoding uncharacterized protein LOC126608158 isoform X5, which gives rise to MGSLWDGHDEIKPMEKNSLADCADTEPIDTQISSPSLSDEKGISMDADELVRDIVPSDDTVPVEDAFETQMVDFGDETQLMDFATETQVMDFGGETEVLDFGGETQVLDFGGETQVLDLGGETQAMDFGGETQAVDFSGETQVLDDINCFANMEDTQLLEFDDVVVSDSEESDATEVLDDSKDLTDNESVQRGSGQLMNEENICRTPCENSENGLTEQANHLIDKQHNAGLHVSAATPVDDGSPELGPGSVHMQFTSVHAASLQASGLAAHSTALNGGSTIDGEEVNEEHDSRNENKWRTGSSTARKLFTEYSDAENTEISHNSASDEEAEDLLQFPSNLAGLSYIDSQEPGELSQANALDFVDKFLQNNLDESNKEVGHGKSARDNSRFVSSAKGPQTLAKKANDKSIDKGIFDWDDSREDEEGGEFFRRRKADFFDGRSHGWRSLPQPQKSKEKRQDAEKDRKKQLQGKNKRISVVHSDSKLLLHNSNVDKKTAHEDEMKHKKNLVSEFDEQFNNDSPREKLDANINKNDAPEMMNVGFDTQMAAEAIEALCYGEGISNCDASDDYQDAQGNQSSPESSMGEKSKNRTCSTKQSSRKRGRFTDAGVSRETQQAKKMRVGGRSSKHSSVSPLEYSKNTRKECETKVVMAKSKKGKSNAIKLLNIIGNRNMEKMPSVAIDLRTEGSIKKHLRQDVGTFTPIARRTRRSMVVNQLKKADDASSDCGEESSSQTEDVATREKIISFTGVQVANALNAKSSKSGPNRSGEVGNHKPSQHHGSDLKFEAICNGIKLDALSFPKGKRSRRKLSDQVYGPDNLNDPPTPSVQPDKVGQRVTRHTRPQGAAQSIFVDVKSTRRTRSATRGDKNCARKFARRSLKTDPWKAPLHCNSSHKDGIMISEITTGGEAVGILDRASDANPSSATKMRDESPLGKCKPLDSACATPVNSKVPVNDASPVCMGNEYFKQSCKNTPSRPSLLKEIRDLSANGHTPTSASKDLRKRRDMTEVRVLYSHHLDDYVIKHQKKILARLGVSVASSMTDATHFIADQFVRTRNMLEAIAAGKPVVTHLWLDSCGQASCFIDEKNYILRDTKKEKEFGFNMPTSLVRACQHPLLEGRKVFITPTTKPGKEIISSLVKAVHGQAIERIGRSVLEADKIPDDLLVLSCEEDYEICVPILEKGATVYSSELLLNGIVTQKLEFERHRLFTDQVKKTRSTIWLRKDGSKFLPVTKNK
- the LOC126608158 gene encoding uncharacterized protein LOC126608158 isoform X4: MGSLWDGHDEIKPMEKNSLADCADTEPIDTQISSPSLSDEKGISMDADELVRDIVPSDDTVPVEDAFETQMVDFGDETQLMDFATETQVMDFGGETEVLDFGGETQVLDFGGETQVLDLGGETQAMDFGGETQAVDFSGETQVLDDINCFANMEDTQLLEFDDVVVSDSEESDATEVLDDSKDLTDNESVQRGSGQLMNEENICRTPCENSENGLTEQANHLIDKQHNAGLHVSAATPVDDGSPELGPGSVHMQFTSVHAASLQASGLAAHSTALNGTDRGSTIDGEEVNEEHDSRNENKWRTGSSTARKLFTEYSDAENTEISHNSASDEEAEDLLQFPSNLAGLSYIDSQEPGELSQANALDFVDKFLQNNLDESNKEVGHGKSARDNSRFVSSAKGPQTLAKKANDKSIDKGIFDWDDSREDEEGGEFFRRRKADFFDGRSHGWRSLPQPQKSKEKRQDAEKDRKKQLQGKNKRISVVHSDSKLLLHNSNVDKKTAHEDEMKHKKNLVSEFDEQFNNDSPREKLDANINKNDAPEMMNVGFDTQMAAEAIEALCYGEGISNCDASDDYQDAQGNQSSPESSMGEKSKNRTCSTKQSSRKRGRFTDAGVSRETQQAKKMRVGGRSSKHSSVSPLEYSKNTRKECETKVVMAKSKKGKSNAIKLLNIIGNRNMEKMPSVAIDLRTEGSIKKHLRQDVGTFTPIARRTRRSMVVNQLKKADDASSDCGEESSSQTEDVATREKIISFTGVQVANALNAKSSKSGPNRSGEVGNHKPSQHHGSDLKFEAICNGIKLDALSFPKGKRSRRKLSDQVYGPDNLNDPPTPSVQPDKVGQRVTRHTRPQGAAQSIFVDVKSTRRTRSATRGDKNCARKFARRSLKTDPWKAPLHCNSSHKDGIMISEITTGGEAVGILDRASDANPSSATKMRDESPLGKCKPLDSACATPVNSKVPVNDASPVCMGNEYFKQSCKNTPSRPSLLKEIRDLSANGHTPTSASKDLRKRRDMTEVRVLYSHHLDDYVIKHQKKILARLGVSVASSMTDATHFIADQFVRTRNMLEAIAAGKPVVTHLWLDSCGQASCFIDEKNYILRDTKKEKEFGFNMPTSLVRACQHPLLEGRKVFITPTTKPGKEIISSLVKAVHGQAIERIGRSVLEADKIPDDLLVLSCEEDYEICVPILEKGATVYSSELLLNGIVTQKLEFERHRLFTDQVKKTRSTIWLRKDGSKFLPVTKNK
- the LOC126608158 gene encoding uncharacterized protein LOC126608158 isoform X2; amino-acid sequence: MGSLWDGHDEIKPMEKNSLADCADTEPIDTQISSPSLSDEKGISMDADELVRDIVPSDDTVPVEDAFETQMVDFGDETQLMDFATETQVMDFGGETEVLDFGGETQVLDFGGETQVLDLGGETQAMDFGGETQAVDFSGETQVLDDINCFANMEDTQLLEFDDVVVSDSEESDATEVLDDSKDLTDNESVQRGSGQLMNEENICRTPCENSENGLTEQANHLIDKQHNAGLHVSAATPVDDGSPELGPGSVHMQFTSVHAASLQASGLAAHSTALNGTDSESRSVPSNNQSLNQLSGKDNAVSLLGGSTIDGEEVNEEHDSRNENKWRTGSSTARKLFTEYSDAENTEISHNSASDEEAEDLLQFPSNLAGLSYIDSQEPGELSQANALDFVDKFLQNNLDESNKEVGHGKSARDNSRFVSSAKGPQTLAKKANDKSIDKGIFDWDDSREDEEGGEFFRRRKADFFDGRSHGWRSLPQPQKSKEKRQDAEKDRKKQLQGKNKRISVVHSDSKLLLHNSNVDKKTAHEDEMKHKKNLVSEFDEQFNNDSPREKLDANINKNDAPEMMNVGFDTQMAAEAIEALCYGEGISNCDASDDYQDAQGNQSSPESSMGEKSKNRTCSTKQSSRKRGRFTDAGVSRETQQAKKMRVGGRSSKHSSVSPLEYSKNTRKECETKVVMAKSKKGKSNAIKLLNIIGNRNMEKMPSVAIDLRTEGSIKKHLRQDVGTFTPIARRTRRSMVVNQLKKADDASSDCGEESSSQTEDVATREKIISFTGVQVANALNAKSSKSGPNRSGEVGNHKPSQHHGSDLKFEAICNGIKLDALSFPKGKRSRRKLSDQVYGPDNLNDPPTPSVQPDKVGQRVTRHTRPQGAAQSIFVDVKSTRRTRSATRGDKNCARKFARRSLKTDPWKAPLHCNSSHKDGIMISEITTGGEAVGILDRASDANPSSATKMRDESPLGKCKPLDSACATPVNSKVPVNDASPVCMGNEYFKQSCKNTPSRPSLLKEIRDLSANGHTPTSASKDLRKRRDMTEVRVLYSHHLDDYILARLGVSVASSMTDATHFIADQFVRTRNMLEAIAAGKPVVTHLWLDSCGQASCFIDEKNYILRDTKKEKEFGFNMPTSLVRACQHPLLEGRKVFITPTTKPGKEIISSLVKAVHGQAIERIGRSVLEADKIPDDLLVLSCEEDYEICVPILEKGATVYSSELLLNGIVTQKLEFERHRLFTDQVKKTRSTIWLRKDGSKFLPVTKNK
- the LOC126608158 gene encoding uncharacterized protein LOC126608158 isoform X3 translates to MGSLWDGHDEIKPMEKNSLADCADTEPIDTQISSPSLSDEKGISMDADELVRDIVPSDDTVPVEDAFETQMVDFGDETQLMDFATETQVMDFGGETQVLDLGGETQAMDFGGETQAVDFSGETQVLDDINCFANMEDTQLLEFDDVVVSDSEESDATEVLDDSKDLTDNESVQRGSGQLMNEENICRTPCENSENGLTEQANHLIDKQHNAGLHVSAATPVDDGSPELGPGSVHMQFTSVHAASLQASGLAAHSTALNGTDSESRSVPSNNQSLNQLSGKDNAVSLLGGSTIDGEEVNEEHDSRNENKWRTGSSTARKLFTEYSDAENTEISHNSASDEEAEDLLQFPSNLAGLSYIDSQEPGELSQANALDFVDKFLQNNLDESNKEVGHGKSARDNSRFVSSAKGPQTLAKKANDKSIDKGIFDWDDSREDEEGGEFFRRRKADFFDGRSHGWRSLPQPQKSKEKRQDAEKDRKKQLQGKNKRISVVHSDSKLLLHNSNVDKKTAHEDEMKHKKNLVSEFDEQFNNDSPREKLDANINKNDAPEMMNVGFDTQMAAEAIEALCYGEGISNCDASDDYQDAQGNQSSPESSMGEKSKNRTCSTKQSSRKRGRFTDAGVSRETQQAKKMRVGGRSSKHSSVSPLEYSKNTRKECETKVVMAKSKKGKSNAIKLLNIIGNRNMEKMPSVAIDLRTEGSIKKHLRQDVGTFTPIARRTRRSMVVNQLKKADDASSDCGEESSSQTEDVATREKIISFTGVQVANALNAKSSKSGPNRSGEVGNHKPSQHHGSDLKFEAICNGIKLDALSFPKGKRSRRKLSDQVYGPDNLNDPPTPSVQPDKVGQRVTRHTRPQGAAQSIFVDVKSTRRTRSATRGDKNCARKFARRSLKTDPWKAPLHCNSSHKDGIMISEITTGGEAVGILDRASDANPSSATKMRDESPLGKCKPLDSACATPVNSKVPVNDASPVCMGNEYFKQSCKNTPSRPSLLKEIRDLSANGHTPTSASKDLRKRRDMTEVRVLYSHHLDDYVIKHQKKILARLGVSVASSMTDATHFIADQFVRTRNMLEAIAAGKPVVTHLWLDSCGQASCFIDEKNYILRDTKKEKEFGFNMPTSLVRACQHPLLEGRKVFITPTTKPGKEIISSLVKAVHGQAIERIGRSVLEADKIPDDLLVLSCEEDYEICVPILEKGATVYSSELLLNGIVTQKLEFERHRLFTDQVKKTRSTIWLRKDGSKFLPVTKNK
- the LOC126608158 gene encoding uncharacterized protein LOC126608158 isoform X1; translated protein: MGSLWDGHDEIKPMEKNSLADCADTEPIDTQISSPSLSDEKGISMDADELVRDIVPSDDTVPVEDAFETQMVDFGDETQLMDFATETQVMDFGGETEVLDFGGETQVLDFGGETQVLDLGGETQAMDFGGETQAVDFSGETQVLDDINCFANMEDTQLLEFDDVVVSDSEESDATEVLDDSKDLTDNESVQRGSGQLMNEENICRTPCENSENGLTEQANHLIDKQHNAGLHVSAATPVDDGSPELGPGSVHMQFTSVHAASLQASGLAAHSTALNGTDSESRSVPSNNQSLNQLSGKDNAVSLLGGSTIDGEEVNEEHDSRNENKWRTGSSTARKLFTEYSDAENTEISHNSASDEEAEDLLQFPSNLAGLSYIDSQEPGELSQANALDFVDKFLQNNLDESNKEVGHGKSARDNSRFVSSAKGPQTLAKKANDKSIDKGIFDWDDSREDEEGGEFFRRRKADFFDGRSHGWRSLPQPQKSKEKRQDAEKDRKKQLQGKNKRISVVHSDSKLLLHNSNVDKKTAHEDEMKHKKNLVSEFDEQFNNDSPREKLDANINKNDAPEMMNVGFDTQMAAEAIEALCYGEGISNCDASDDYQDAQGNQSSPESSMGEKSKNRTCSTKQSSRKRGRFTDAGVSRETQQAKKMRVGGRSSKHSSVSPLEYSKNTRKECETKVVMAKSKKGKSNAIKLLNIIGNRNMEKMPSVAIDLRTEGSIKKHLRQDVGTFTPIARRTRRSMVVNQLKKADDASSDCGEESSSQTEDVATREKIISFTGVQVANALNAKSSKSGPNRSGEVGNHKPSQHHGSDLKFEAICNGIKLDALSFPKGKRSRRKLSDQVYGPDNLNDPPTPSVQPDKVGQRVTRHTRPQGAAQSIFVDVKSTRRTRSATRGDKNCARKFARRSLKTDPWKAPLHCNSSHKDGIMISEITTGGEAVGILDRASDANPSSATKMRDESPLGKCKPLDSACATPVNSKVPVNDASPVCMGNEYFKQSCKNTPSRPSLLKEIRDLSANGHTPTSASKDLRKRRDMTEVRVLYSHHLDDYVIKHQKKILARLGVSVASSMTDATHFIADQFVRTRNMLEAIAAGKPVVTHLWLDSCGQASCFIDEKNYILRDTKKEKEFGFNMPTSLVRACQHPLLEGRKVFITPTTKPGKEIISSLVKAVHGQAIERIGRSVLEADKIPDDLLVLSCEEDYEICVPILEKGATVYSSELLLNGIVTQKLEFERHRLFTDQVKKTRSTIWLRKDGSKFLPVTKNK